The Acidobacteriota bacterium genome has a segment encoding these proteins:
- the hisC gene encoding histidinol-phosphate transaminase: MKPSDSWKHLVPEHLRKLGAYTPGKPIKQAERESGVRCIKMASNENPFGPSPQALEAMRAAAATTNFYPDNDATELRHRLAERNQLEPDQVLVTDGSTVLLDLIARTLLAPSLNAVTSARSFIVYLIATRAAGAELIEVAMDGDGYDLDAIADAVNEDTRVIYLANPNNPTGTLFDAAGTDRFLARVPASVFVVLDEAYADFANHFARQRNVDYSHSLDYVREGRPVIVLRTFSKAHGLAGVRVGYGFGPPEILAYLERLRTAFSVSAVAEAAALAALDDTDHIRKTLENNESGAEFLMAKLKELGYQPVPTWANFIYFDAGPGAAALAKRIQAEGVIVRSLVPWGIPTALRVTIGAPEHNERFIAALAKASDRASVR, encoded by the coding sequence ATGAAGCCGAGCGACAGCTGGAAGCATCTCGTGCCCGAGCACCTGCGCAAGCTCGGAGCGTACACTCCGGGCAAGCCGATCAAGCAGGCGGAGCGCGAATCGGGCGTGCGCTGCATCAAGATGGCCTCGAACGAGAACCCGTTCGGGCCATCGCCGCAAGCGCTCGAAGCGATGCGGGCTGCGGCCGCCACGACCAACTTCTATCCTGACAACGACGCCACCGAGCTGCGCCACCGCTTGGCGGAGCGCAACCAGCTCGAGCCCGACCAAGTGCTGGTGACGGACGGCTCCACCGTGCTGCTCGACCTGATCGCCCGCACGCTGCTTGCGCCCAGCCTGAACGCGGTGACCAGCGCGCGTTCGTTCATCGTGTATCTGATCGCCACGCGGGCCGCGGGCGCCGAGCTGATCGAGGTCGCGATGGATGGCGACGGCTACGATCTTGACGCCATCGCCGACGCCGTCAACGAAGACACGCGCGTCATTTATCTCGCCAATCCGAATAATCCGACCGGCACGCTCTTCGACGCCGCCGGGACCGACCGTTTCCTGGCGCGCGTCCCGGCGAGCGTCTTCGTGGTGCTCGACGAGGCGTATGCCGATTTCGCCAACCACTTCGCCCGGCAGCGAAACGTGGACTACTCGCATTCGCTCGACTACGTGCGCGAAGGACGCCCCGTCATCGTGCTGCGCACCTTCTCGAAAGCGCACGGCCTTGCCGGAGTGCGCGTAGGCTATGGCTTCGGTCCGCCCGAGATCCTCGCGTACCTGGAACGGCTGCGGACCGCGTTCTCCGTCTCCGCCGTGGCGGAGGCGGCCGCGCTCGCGGCCCTCGACGACACCGACCACATCCGCAAGACACTCGAGAATAACGAGAGCGGCGCCGAGTTCCTGATGGCTAAGTTGAAGGAGCTGGGCTACCAGCCGGTGCCGACGTGGGCGAATTTCATCTATTTTGACGCCGGCCCGGGCGCTGCCGCGCTCGCCAAGCGCATCCAGGCCGAGGGCGTGATCGTCCGCTCGCTGGTGCCGTGGGGTATCCCGACGGCCCTGCGTGTGACCATCGGCGCGCCCGAGCACAATGAGCGCTTCATCGCCGCCCTGGCCAAGGCCAGCGATCGCGCCTCCGTCCGGTAA
- a CDS encoding ROK family protein, translating to MPSFAIGVDLGGTNLRVAAVDDSGKLLEKVTSGTEVGKGRDQVIQDMTTVILELAMKFQHAGKLAGIGVGVPGIIDMRTGMLRESPNLPGWHDYPVRDEIERRLKAPVILENDANAAALGESWLGAARDYDSMCMLTLGTGVGGGIVLNGEVWRGMTGMAGELGHINVDPEGHACGCGSRGCIEQYASATAITRMAKDAIAAGSAAALQRVADGNVEFSAKSVYLAAVQGDEPARLIFLKVGWALGIVIADLVNIFNAPMYVIGGGVSSSWEAFAPAMFEETRKRSFVYRATNPAEKPAIAGATGATIITRALLGSDAGLYGAARLPLTAGLSERKRTA from the coding sequence ATGCCTTCATTCGCCATCGGCGTGGATCTTGGCGGAACGAACCTGCGCGTTGCCGCAGTGGACGACTCCGGCAAGCTGCTCGAAAAAGTCACCAGCGGCACCGAGGTCGGCAAGGGACGCGACCAGGTCATCCAAGACATGACGACCGTGATCCTCGAGCTGGCGATGAAGTTCCAGCACGCCGGCAAACTTGCGGGCATCGGCGTGGGCGTGCCCGGGATCATCGACATGCGCACCGGCATGCTGCGCGAGTCGCCCAACCTGCCGGGGTGGCACGATTATCCGGTGCGCGATGAGATCGAACGGCGGCTGAAAGCGCCCGTCATCCTGGAAAACGACGCCAACGCGGCCGCGCTCGGCGAATCCTGGCTGGGCGCGGCACGGGACTACGATTCCATGTGCATGCTCACGCTCGGCACCGGCGTGGGCGGCGGCATCGTGCTCAATGGCGAGGTCTGGCGCGGCATGACGGGCATGGCCGGCGAACTCGGACACATCAACGTTGACCCGGAGGGTCACGCGTGCGGATGCGGCAGCCGCGGTTGCATCGAGCAATATGCCTCAGCCACGGCGATCACGCGCATGGCGAAAGATGCGATCGCCGCCGGCAGCGCGGCAGCGTTACAACGCGTGGCTGACGGCAACGTGGAGTTCAGCGCGAAGAGCGTCTACCTGGCGGCGGTGCAAGGCGATGAGCCCGCGCGCCTCATCTTCCTCAAAGTGGGATGGGCGCTCGGCATCGTGATCGCCGATCTGGTGAACATCTTCAACGCACCGATGTACGTGATAGGCGGCGGCGTCTCCAGTTCGTGGGAAGCGTTCGCGCCCGCGATGTTCGAAGAGACCCGCAAGCGGTCGTTCGTCTACCGCGCGACCAACCCGGCGGAGAAACCCGCTATAGCCGGCGCCACCGGCGCCACGATTATCACGCGCGCGTTGCTGGGCAGCGACGCCGGTTTGTACGGCGCCGCACGGCTGCCGCTGACGGCAGGTCTTTCCGAAAGGAAGCGCACCGCGTAA
- the mutM gene encoding bifunctional DNA-formamidopyrimidine glycosylase/DNA-(apurinic or apyrimidinic site) lyase, whose amino-acid sequence MPELPEVETIARGVAQRIRGERVEAVWLSGRKQTLKSPPRTIAKTLEGARIDDVRRVGKHIVFELSREEATATHPQFIVHLGMTGSLTVVAADKETAKHTHAVLKLSSGRELRFVDPRMFGKLAIAKERFRAPGREPLDVGAEAFAALFKRTKAPIKSALLNQKLLSGVGNIYADESLFRAGVRPRRRGRSLTHAELHKLYAALRAVLNESIQAGGTTFSDYVDAEGEWGNYQFDLRVYGREGEPCVRCKTPVTRIVISGRSAHYCPKCQK is encoded by the coding sequence ATGCCCGAACTGCCAGAGGTCGAAACCATCGCGCGCGGCGTGGCCCAGCGCATCCGCGGAGAACGCGTGGAAGCGGTGTGGCTCAGCGGCCGCAAGCAGACGCTGAAGTCCCCGCCGCGGACCATCGCGAAGACCCTCGAGGGTGCGAGGATCGACGACGTGCGGCGTGTCGGCAAACACATCGTCTTCGAGCTCAGCCGGGAAGAGGCTACGGCGACGCATCCCCAGTTCATCGTGCACCTGGGTATGACGGGCTCGCTGACGGTGGTCGCCGCCGATAAAGAGACCGCGAAGCACACCCACGCGGTGCTGAAGTTGAGCTCCGGACGCGAGCTGCGCTTTGTCGATCCGCGCATGTTCGGCAAACTGGCGATCGCTAAGGAACGCTTCCGCGCTCCGGGACGCGAACCGCTCGACGTGGGTGCCGAGGCCTTCGCGGCGCTCTTTAAGCGCACCAAGGCCCCGATCAAGAGCGCGCTGCTGAACCAGAAATTGCTGAGCGGCGTGGGGAACATCTACGCGGACGAATCGTTGTTCCGCGCGGGGGTGCGTCCGCGGCGTCGTGGGAGGTCACTCACGCATGCGGAACTGCACAAGCTTTACGCAGCGCTACGTGCGGTGTTGAACGAATCCATCCAGGCCGGCGGCACGACCTTCTCTGATTACGTGGACGCGGAAGGCGAGTGGGGCAATTACCAGTTCGACCTGCGCGTCTATGGGCGCGAAGGCGAGCCCTGCGTCCGCTGCAAGACGCCCGTCACGCGCATCGTGATCTCCGGTAGGAGCGCGCACTATTGCCCGAAATGCCAGAAGTGA
- a CDS encoding adenylosuccinate synthase, whose amino-acid sequence MRKGKTAVIVGAQWGDEGKGKIVDVLSENYSLVARYAGGHNAGHTVIISGKKFVLQLVPCGVLRPGCRGVIGNGVVLDPIAFLKEVGTLRAVGVKIDGNLFVSNRAHVILPYHRMIELAAENAPGRVKIGTTSRGIGPAYEDKMGRRGLRVVDLLDKALLRTHIQNACAEKNMIAHALFNSEPLDPDKMYAEYADAAEKLRPFVADTAALLNKAIAAGESVMFEGAQGTMLDIDHGTYPFVTSSSATSGGAVIGTGVAPNAIETVIGISKAYCTRVGGGPFPTEVHGEMGERLRAKGKEYGAVTGRPRRCGWIDLPLLRYARAVNGIDWLVVTKLDVLDDLPEIPVCTGYKVNGKKYTEIPADAAGYDKIEPVYETMPGWKKPTAGVTTFEKLPEKAREYLKFLEKESGARIGMVSTGPDRDQTIYMKDFLAVVRAARPSGKVAKAK is encoded by the coding sequence ATGAGAAAAGGCAAGACCGCGGTCATCGTGGGCGCGCAGTGGGGCGACGAAGGCAAAGGCAAGATCGTCGACGTCCTGAGCGAGAACTATTCCCTGGTCGCACGCTACGCCGGCGGACACAACGCTGGCCACACCGTCATCATCAGCGGCAAGAAGTTCGTGCTGCAGCTGGTCCCATGTGGCGTGCTGCGCCCGGGCTGCCGTGGCGTGATCGGCAACGGCGTGGTCCTCGACCCTATCGCTTTCCTCAAAGAGGTGGGCACGCTGCGCGCCGTGGGCGTGAAGATCGATGGCAACCTGTTCGTCTCTAACCGCGCGCACGTCATCCTTCCCTACCACCGGATGATCGAGCTCGCCGCGGAGAATGCTCCCGGACGGGTGAAGATCGGCACCACCTCGCGCGGCATCGGTCCGGCATACGAAGACAAGATGGGCCGCCGCGGCCTGCGCGTCGTCGATTTGCTCGACAAGGCGCTGCTGCGCACGCACATCCAGAACGCCTGCGCCGAGAAGAACATGATCGCGCATGCGCTGTTCAACTCCGAGCCGCTCGATCCCGACAAGATGTATGCGGAGTACGCCGACGCTGCCGAGAAGCTGCGCCCATTCGTCGCCGACACCGCCGCGCTGCTCAACAAAGCCATCGCTGCGGGCGAGTCGGTGATGTTCGAAGGCGCGCAGGGGACGATGCTCGATATCGATCACGGCACCTATCCGTTCGTCACCTCTTCGAGCGCGACCTCCGGCGGCGCGGTCATCGGCACCGGCGTGGCGCCGAATGCGATCGAGACCGTCATCGGCATCAGCAAGGCCTATTGCACCCGCGTGGGCGGCGGACCGTTCCCCACCGAGGTCCACGGCGAGATGGGCGAGCGGCTGCGCGCCAAGGGAAAAGAATACGGTGCGGTCACGGGACGTCCGCGGCGCTGCGGCTGGATCGACCTGCCGCTGCTGCGCTACGCGCGCGCTGTCAACGGCATCGACTGGCTCGTCGTCACCAAGCTTGACGTGCTCGACGACCTGCCCGAGATCCCCGTTTGCACTGGCTACAAGGTCAATGGGAAGAAGTACACGGAGATCCCGGCCGACGCCGCCGGTTACGACAAGATCGAGCCGGTATACGAAACCATGCCGGGATGGAAAAAACCGACCGCCGGCGTGACCACATTCGAGAAGCTGCCGGAGAAGGCGCGCGAGTACCTGAAGTTCCTGGAGAAGGAATCGGGCGCGCGCATCGGCATGGTGTCCACCGGACCGGACCGCGACCAGACCATCTACATGAAGGATTTCCTCGCCGTGGTGCGCGCCGCGCGGCCCTCCGGCAAGGTCGCGAAGGCCAAGTGA
- a CDS encoding antibiotic biosynthesis monooxygenase has product MIVLLVQFTVKPGAETRVRELMRTMEEHSRKEPGCITYVGHQSIEDPRRFFFYETYTDEAALAAHRNAPYFREYVVNGLDPLIEKRERALFTPVSQ; this is encoded by the coding sequence ATGATCGTGCTGCTCGTCCAGTTCACGGTAAAGCCGGGCGCGGAAACGCGCGTCCGCGAGCTCATGCGCACCATGGAGGAACACTCGCGCAAAGAGCCGGGCTGCATCACTTACGTCGGACACCAATCCATCGAAGACCCGCGCCGTTTCTTTTTCTACGAGACCTACACGGACGAGGCGGCGCTCGCAGCGCACCGCAACGCGCCCTACTTTCGCGAGTACGTCGTCAACGGACTCGATCCGCTGATCGAGAAGCGCGAGCGCGCGCTGTTCACTCCCGTGAGCCAATAG
- the ndk gene encoding nucleoside-diphosphate kinase: MKTLQRTFAIIKPDAVSRDFQGEIISLILKNDFNIIGMKMLQITQKQAEGFYAVHVGKPFFESLTKFMASGPIIVLALEKEGDAIGAWRKLMGATNPANAEAGTIRKKYAESIERNAVHGSDAEDTARFELSYFFAGCELV; this comes from the coding sequence ATGAAGACGTTGCAACGCACATTTGCCATCATCAAGCCAGACGCGGTCAGTCGCGACTTCCAGGGCGAGATCATCAGCCTGATCCTGAAGAACGATTTCAATATCATCGGGATGAAGATGCTCCAGATCACGCAGAAGCAGGCGGAGGGTTTTTACGCCGTACACGTGGGCAAGCCGTTCTTCGAGTCGCTGACGAAGTTCATGGCCTCGGGACCCATCATCGTTTTGGCGCTGGAGAAGGAAGGCGACGCCATCGGCGCGTGGCGCAAGCTGATGGGCGCAACCAATCCCGCGAACGCGGAAGCAGGGACGATCCGCAAGAAGTACGCAGAGAGCATCGAGCGCAACGCTGTCCATGGCTCCGACGCTGAGGACACTGCGCGCTTCGAGCTAAGCTATTTTTTTGCCGGTTGCGAGTTGGTCTGA